A single window of Athene noctua chromosome 1, bAthNoc1.hap1.1, whole genome shotgun sequence DNA harbors:
- the NAA16 gene encoding N-alpha-acetyltransferase 16, NatA auxiliary subunit isoform X3: protein MPSVPLPPKESNLFKRILKCYEQKQYKNGLKFCKMILSNPKFAEHGETLAMKGLTLNCLGKKEEAYEFVRKGLRNDVKSHVCWHVYGLLQRSDKKYDEAIKCYRNALKLDKDNLQILRDLSLLQIQMRDLEGYRETRYQLLQLRPTQRASWIGYAIAYHLLKDYDMALKLLEEFRKTQQIPPNKIDYEYSELILYQNQVMREADLFQESLEHIETYEKQICDKLIVEEIKGEMLLKLGRLTEAGEIYKELIERNAENWYYYEGLEKALQPSTLEERLQIYEEVSKRHPRAVSPRRLPLNFVSGEKFRELMDKFLRVNFSKGCPPLFTTLKSLYYNPEKITSHRSEDFKY from the exons aaatgttacgAACAGAAACAGTACAAAAATGGACTCAAGTTCTGCAAGATGATCCTCTCTAACCCGAAATTTGCTGAACATGGAG AGACGCTTGCGATGAAAGGACTGACCTTGAACTGCttagggaagaaggaagaagcatATGAATTTGTTCGTAAAGGACTTCGTAATGATGTAAAGAGTCATGTCT GTTGGCATGTCTATGGTCTTTTGCAACGTTCTGATAAGAAATATGATGAAGCGATCAAGTGTTACCGGAATGCGCTCAAACTAGATAAAGATAATCTACAAATCTTGAGAGATCTTTCTCTGTTGCAGATTCAGATGAGGGATTTAGAAGGATATAGA GAGACAAGATACCAGCTACTTCAACTGCGCCCCACTCAACGGGCTTCTTGGATTGGATATGCCATTGCATACCACTTACTAAAAGATTATGATATGGCCTTAAAACTACTTGAAGAGTTTAGGAAAACCCAACAG attccTCCTAATAAAATAGATTATGAATATAGTGAACTGATTTTATATCAAAATCAAGTGATGAGAGAGGCAGATCTATTTCAGGAGTCTTTAGAACATATAGAGACATATGAAAAGCAAATATGTGATAAATTAATAGTAGAAGAAATAAAAG GAGAGATGTTACTGAAGTTGGGAAGACTGACAGAAGCTGGTGAAATATACAAAGAGTTAATTGAGCGCAATGCAGAAAACTGGTATTATTATGAAGGCTTGGAAAAGGCCCTACAACCTA GCACTTTAGAAGAGAGGCTTCAGATTTATGAAGAAGTTAGTAAAAGACATCCCAGAGCAGTTTCACCTAGAAGATTACCTTTAAACTTTGTTTCAG GTGAAAAATTTAGAGAACTAATGGATAAGTTCCTGAGGGTTAACTTCAGTAAAGGCTGCCCACCTTTGTTTACTACTTTGAAATCTTTATATTACAATCCAGAAAAG